The Streptomyces laurentii genome contains a region encoding:
- a CDS encoding hypothetical protein (identified by MetaGeneAnnotator; putative;~predicted protein [Streptomyces roseosporus NRRL15998]), with amino-acid sequence MDKKNALRAGAVAAGTTLMMLLMSSPALANTRDDGDDPAPKLSVIETLGLYVAAPIVLFLVIAGLVMVLDKSRKQA; translated from the coding sequence GTGGACAAGAAGAACGCCCTGCGCGCCGGTGCCGTCGCGGCCGGTACGACGCTGATGATGCTGCTCATGTCGTCTCCCGCGCTCGCGAACACCCGCGACGACGGCGACGACCCGGCCCCGAAGCTGTCGGTCATCGAGACGCTCGGCCTGTACGTGGCCGCGCCGATCGTGCTGTTCCTGGTCATCGCCGGCCTGGTGATGGTGCTCGACAAGTCCAGGAAGCAGGCGTAA
- a CDS encoding lysR-family transcriptional regulator (Helix-turn-helix domains; cl00088;~The C-terminal substrate binding domain of an uncharacterized LysR-type transcriptional regulator, contains the type 2 periplasmic binding fold; cd08423;~Transcriptional regulator [Transcription]; COG0583;~identified by MetaGeneAnnotator; putative;~lysR-family transcriptional regulator [Streptomyces roseosporus NRRL15998];~putative dimerization interface [polypeptide binding]), giving the protein MTEWDIKKLRILRTLRDRGTVTATAEALRMTPSAVSQQLANLSRQLGVQLLEAHGRRVRLTEAAHLVLRHAEAVFAQLERAEAELDGLVRGEAGRVRVAAFSTAVPALVVPAVQTLRTAHPGLDVQVREAEAAESYDLLAAGEADLALSLAAHAPTARDPQFSRVPLLADPLDVALPVRHALAEEPGLRLADLSAEPWIFGSSGPWSEITTAACEAAGFVPERAHSAADWTAILALVEAGMGVALVPRMAAAERRTGVGSGVVMRVLSADQPRRHVVAAVRRGAEDGPGVARVLAALRQAAVRRETLQRAAGTGEVRPVETGRGDDRPGATVQRD; this is encoded by the coding sequence ATGACCGAGTGGGACATAAAAAAGCTCCGGATCCTACGCACTCTGCGTGATCGCGGCACCGTCACCGCCACCGCCGAGGCGCTGCGCATGACCCCCTCGGCCGTCTCCCAGCAACTCGCCAACCTCTCCCGGCAACTCGGCGTGCAGCTCCTGGAGGCACACGGCCGCCGGGTCCGGCTGACCGAGGCCGCGCACCTGGTCCTGCGGCACGCCGAGGCCGTCTTCGCCCAGCTGGAGCGTGCCGAGGCCGAACTCGACGGGCTGGTGCGGGGCGAGGCGGGGCGGGTCCGGGTCGCCGCGTTCTCGACCGCCGTGCCCGCGCTCGTCGTCCCCGCCGTGCAGACCCTGCGCACCGCCCACCCCGGGCTCGACGTCCAGGTCCGCGAGGCCGAGGCGGCTGAGTCGTACGACCTGCTCGCCGCCGGCGAGGCCGACCTGGCGCTCTCGCTCGCGGCCCACGCGCCGACCGCCCGGGACCCGCAGTTCAGCCGCGTTCCGCTGCTCGCCGACCCGCTCGACGTCGCCCTGCCCGTCCGGCACGCGCTGGCCGAGGAACCCGGGCTGCGGCTGGCCGACCTGTCCGCCGAGCCGTGGATCTTCGGAAGTTCCGGGCCCTGGTCGGAGATCACCACCGCCGCCTGCGAGGCCGCCGGGTTCGTGCCGGAACGGGCGCACAGCGCCGCCGACTGGACCGCGATCCTCGCCCTGGTCGAGGCCGGGATGGGCGTCGCCCTGGTGCCCCGGATGGCCGCCGCGGAACGGCGTACGGGGGTGGGCTCGGGCGTCGTCATGCGGGTGCTCTCCGCCGACCAGCCGCGCCGGCATGTCGTCGCGGCGGTACGGCGCGGGGCCGAGGACGGGCCGGGGGTGGCGCGGGTCCTCGCGGCGCTGCGGCAGGCGGCCGTACGGCGCGAGACGCTGCAGCGGGCCGCCGGGACGGGGGAGGTGCGGCCGGTGGAGACCGGGCGGGGGGACGACCGTCCGGGCGCGACCGTTCAGCGGGACTGA
- a CDS encoding hypothetical protein (identified by MetaGeneAnnotator; putative;~sequence version:1), with translation MIQRQKAFWMGGTVSCRARATTKLPDQTTVASRASSTPRPAPFGMIPADAGLSVVVVLSAAVGLIHLPSHRRNHQVHRYFVSVFFSWTERFPTGSLPRALRGPYGPRTLLRAL, from the coding sequence ATGATCCAGCGCCAGAAGGCGTTCTGGATGGGCGGGACGGTCTCGTGCAGGGCCCGGGCGACGACGAAGCTGCCGGACCAGACGACCGTCGCGAGCAGGGCGAGCAGCACACCGAGGCCGGCGCCCTTCGGGATGATCCCCGCGGACGCCGGCCTCTCGGTGGTGGTCGTGCTCTCGGCTGCGGTCGGGCTCATACACCTACCGTCGCACCGCCGAAACCACCAGGTCCATCGATACTTCGTGAGCGTTTTCTTCAGCTGGACTGAACGTTTCCCCACCGGCTCGCTACCGCGCGCCCTCCGCGGCCCGTACGGCCCGCGCACGCTGCTCCGTGCCCTTTGA
- a CDS encoding permease of the drug/metabolite transporter superfamily (EamA-like transporter family; pfam00892;~Permease of the drug or metabolite transporter (DMT) superfamily [Streptomyces venezuelae ATCC10712];~identified by MetaGeneAnnotator; putative), whose product MSSKVATVALTALAPISWGSTYFVTTEFLPADRPLFTGLMRALPAGLLLLALTRKLPSGAWWWKSLVLGALNIGAFFPLLFLAAYRLPGGIAAVVGSVGPLLVVGLAALFLGDKPTLKSLLTAIGAAFGVSLVVLKAGAAFDTVGVIAGLLSALSMSAGTVFTKRWGRPEGVGALALTGWQLTAGGLVILPIAFVIEGAPPALTGTNLAGYAYLAFGNTAISYFLWFRGIERLSASSVTLLGPLSPITAAVIGWAALGQALGPVQIAGMLIAFGATLAGQLSPRTPAAPKGPRGTKGATDATDAKGTRDPRGAKSVTGGERPNGSKGTEQRARAVRAAEGAR is encoded by the coding sequence ATGTCCAGCAAGGTCGCCACCGTCGCCCTGACCGCCCTGGCCCCGATCTCCTGGGGCTCCACCTACTTCGTCACCACGGAGTTCCTGCCGGCCGACCGGCCGCTGTTCACGGGCCTGATGCGGGCCCTGCCCGCCGGACTCCTGCTCCTCGCCCTCACCCGAAAACTCCCCAGCGGGGCCTGGTGGTGGAAATCGCTGGTCCTCGGCGCACTGAACATCGGCGCCTTCTTCCCGCTCCTCTTCCTCGCCGCCTACCGGCTGCCCGGCGGCATCGCCGCCGTCGTCGGCTCGGTCGGCCCGCTCCTGGTCGTCGGCCTCGCGGCCCTCTTCCTGGGCGACAAGCCCACCCTGAAGTCCCTGCTCACCGCCATCGGAGCGGCGTTCGGCGTCAGTCTCGTCGTCCTCAAGGCGGGAGCCGCGTTCGACACGGTCGGCGTGATCGCCGGTCTGCTCTCCGCGCTGTCGATGTCCGCCGGCACCGTCTTCACCAAGCGCTGGGGCCGTCCCGAGGGGGTCGGCGCGCTCGCCCTCACCGGCTGGCAGCTCACCGCGGGCGGCCTGGTCATCCTGCCCATCGCCTTCGTGATCGAGGGCGCCCCGCCGGCCCTCACCGGCACCAACCTGGCCGGCTACGCCTACCTCGCCTTCGGCAACACCGCGATCTCCTACTTCCTCTGGTTCCGCGGCATCGAGCGGCTGAGCGCCTCCTCGGTCACCCTGCTCGGCCCGCTCTCCCCGATCACCGCCGCCGTCATCGGCTGGGCCGCGCTCGGTCAGGCCCTCGGCCCGGTCCAGATCGCCGGCATGCTGATCGCCTTCGGCGCCACCCTGGCCGGCCAGCTGTCGCCCCGTACCCCCGCCGCTCCAAAGGGCCCGCGGGGAACGAAGGGCGCGACGGACGCGACGGACGCGAAGGGCACGCGGGACCCGCGGGGCGCGAAGAGCGTGACGGGCGGCGAGCGCCCGAACGGCTCAAAGGGCACGGAGCAGCGTGCGCGGGCCGTACGGGCCGCGGAGGGCGCGCGGTAG
- a CDS encoding transcriptional regulator, marR family (MarR family; cl17246;~Transcriptional regulator, MarR family [Streptomyces venezuelae ATCC10712];~helix_turn_helix multiple antibiotic resistance protein; smart00347;~identified by MetaGeneAnnotator; putative), whose product MENTTPARGPGPEHDAVDAITDQWAAVRPDLETLPMAVYGRIHRLSAAIREEVGKAYKQYGGMSLGEFDVLATLRRSGAPYTLSPRELTSTLMITTGGMTGRLDKLERAGLITRSPDPNDRRGLRVTLTEEARNLVDQAVAAGLVRQREAVDSALTPEEAQQLAGLLRKLLATTG is encoded by the coding sequence ATGGAGAACACCACGCCCGCCCGCGGTCCCGGCCCGGAGCACGACGCCGTCGACGCCATCACCGACCAGTGGGCCGCCGTCCGCCCGGATCTCGAGACGCTGCCGATGGCCGTCTACGGCCGGATCCACCGGCTCTCGGCCGCCATCCGCGAGGAGGTCGGCAAGGCGTACAAGCAGTACGGCGGCATGTCGCTCGGCGAGTTCGACGTCCTCGCCACTCTGCGCCGCTCGGGCGCGCCGTACACGCTCTCCCCGCGCGAACTGACGTCGACGCTGATGATCACGACGGGCGGGATGACGGGCCGGCTCGACAAGCTGGAGCGGGCCGGGCTGATCACGCGCAGCCCCGACCCGAACGACCGGCGCGGGCTGCGGGTCACCCTCACCGAGGAGGCCCGGAACCTGGTCGACCAGGCCGTCGCCGCCGGTCTCGTCCGGCAGCGCGAGGCGGTGGACTCGGCGCTCACGCCGGAGGAGGCTCAGCAGCTGGCCGGGCTGTTGCGCAAGCTGCTCGCCACCACGGGCTGA
- a CDS encoding integral membrane protein (Carboxylate/Amino Acid/Amine Transporter; TIGR00950;~EamA-like transporter family; cl17759;~EamA-like transporter family; pfam00892;~identified by MetaGeneAnnotator; putative;~integral membrane protein [Streptomyces venezuelae ATCC10712]) — MLLALLATVVWSGSFVVARALHETVPPIQNAFWRWIIAIVVVAPFAARAAWRKRRLIRRHLGYLVLASLLGISLYNTLVNQAGLTTPATNMGMIMAASPVLMAVYERITGTPLGVRRITGMLIACAGVLLLVGRGGFPTNFGAGDLWMFGAAVAFAAYSVLLKHCPAEVGGAVFLLVTFLLGALMLLPEYVASLVVQGGFAFVPETVGPLVYVGVFSSAVAFFAWNHSISLIGAARAGVVYYLQPVCVALLSFALLGETLGLLGVACMALIIGGVALSSAR, encoded by the coding sequence GTGCTGCTCGCCCTGCTCGCGACGGTCGTCTGGTCCGGCAGCTTCGTCGTCGCCCGGGCCCTGCACGAGACCGTCCCGCCCATCCAGAACGCCTTCTGGCGCTGGATCATCGCGATCGTCGTCGTCGCGCCCTTCGCCGCCCGGGCCGCCTGGCGCAAGCGCCGGCTCATCCGGCGGCACCTCGGCTATCTCGTCCTCGCCTCGCTGCTCGGCATCTCGCTCTACAACACCCTGGTCAACCAGGCCGGACTCACCACCCCCGCCACCAACATGGGCATGATCATGGCGGCCTCGCCGGTCCTCATGGCGGTGTACGAGCGGATCACCGGCACCCCGCTCGGCGTCCGCCGGATCACCGGCATGCTCATCGCCTGCGCCGGCGTCCTGCTCCTCGTCGGCCGGGGCGGCTTCCCCACCAACTTCGGCGCGGGCGACCTGTGGATGTTCGGGGCCGCCGTCGCCTTCGCCGCGTACAGCGTCCTGCTCAAGCACTGCCCGGCCGAGGTGGGCGGCGCGGTCTTCCTCCTCGTCACCTTCCTGCTCGGCGCGCTGATGCTGCTGCCGGAGTACGTGGCCAGCCTCGTCGTCCAGGGCGGCTTCGCCTTCGTCCCCGAGACCGTCGGCCCGCTCGTCTACGTCGGCGTCTTCTCCTCCGCCGTCGCCTTCTTCGCCTGGAACCACTCCATCTCCCTCATCGGCGCCGCCCGGGCCGGGGTCGTCTACTACCTCCAGCCCGTCTGCGTCGCCCTGCTCTCCTTCGCCCTGCTCGGCGAGACGCTCGGACTGCTCGGAGTGGCCTGCATGGCGCTCATCATCGGTGGAGTGGCGCTCAGTTCCGCCCGATAG